DNA from Uranotaenia lowii strain MFRU-FL unplaced genomic scaffold, ASM2978415v1 HiC_scaffold_306, whole genome shotgun sequence:
CAGTTCGAAAAATGTCTGACGCTCAAGATGGCATTTGCAGAACGATATCATCTGAATGCAGTTGCAAAATTTCGCCAGCAAGCTCCGAGCACCCTCTATGATTGCTTTATCTACGTAGATATCATCTCGGCGAATTCCGTCCGATTTAGTAACGTCGTAGAAGGGAATCGATttgaatcgaaaattttgatacaTGCATTCGCTCTGAAGAAACAGTTCAATGGTTTCCGAATTAAGATTGTTCTTGAAATTGACCacaattttggataaaaatgttGGCCGCTTGTAGATTTCGTACCAAAAGCGGCACACGGCCGAAGCCTGTTTCAGGTCTCGGTAACGCAGGTTCTTGAAGATCTCTTCTAATATCTGCAGAGAAAATAATCCAATTAGGCTGTTTTCACAACCAGATCACGTTTTCAACTTACCTCAACCGGTAACATATCCATGGTTTTTCCTTTGTGTGTAGGTATGGACTCAAGATCTGACCTTGAAGAAAGAAATCGCCGTTCACGAGGCTTGGATCTACGCTATGGTGGTCGACTCCAAGGGACAAATCTACACCAGCAGTTGCGATGGGACGATTCGGTGCTTGATCAATCCAATCCAATCGGACGAAGTTAAGGAGCTGTTGAAATGTAGCGACGAAATCGAGTCGCTGTTTGTCGACAACAAGGACAACCTGTATAGTGGGGATGACAAAGGCATCATTACCATGTGGGTGGATCAGCGTATCAAGTTCAAGTTTAATCTGGTCGAGGAGGTGCGCTCAATGGCTATTCAGAACAACTTCATCTATTCGATTCGGGACAATGATCTAACTATAACAGAAGTGCTCGAAAGCTCCAACGTAGGTCGATATATGACCAAAGCCTGCATACCTGGCAAATGCCCGGTAGCGCTGTGTGGACCCTGTGAAAATTCTGTCAACAGCAATGTGGCCATCGCTACCCGTGACGGATTAGGATTAACACTAATCGACAACAACAAAAAGAATTCGTTTTCAGTACTATGGACCAAAGAGGTAGAATTTTTTATCTGGATAgtt
Protein-coding regions in this window:
- the LOC129759896 gene encoding uncharacterized protein LOC129759896, producing MPGAVAKSVAESDKHLSDITAIVFSQEHIFTAGGDGKVKVWTQDLTLKKEIAVHEAWIYAMVVDSKGQIYTSSCDGTIRCLINPIQSDEVKELLKCSDEIESLFVDNKDNLYSGDDKGIITMWVDQRIKFKFNLVEEVRSMAIQNNFIYSIRDNDLTITEVLESSNVGRYMTKACIPGKCPVALCGPCENSVNSNVAIATRDGLGLTLIDNNKKNSFSVLWTKENVHSMIINCLLGANQYLYTAGYDGFVKQWTNLDSKEPLLAGEVNTGGGCVNAICLGSDVSTVYSGGGDGVLRLVKFS